The Limanda limanda chromosome 13, fLimLim1.1, whole genome shotgun sequence genome has a window encoding:
- the snap47 gene encoding synaptosomal-associated protein 47: MSWDTPIHSWPGSYYINSEKRWENGTLSITRTTVRFVSSQTKQSLVSFRLSRIVEIKMESSSFIYSTLTVLEEGHVKHWFGSLKPNRVVVFNVMEHFWRELLLQPSSGARGAESQPSKGRELIGLVAGAQRRLEDTGRVLSHQGEQFDNMMQGLEKIDSDLGVADKLLLELESPPWWPFAKLPWKTQQEAKAEDAARAATSAAASASRESGRNKVISSIPAVVSKGGDSDLKPGCLLVLVSALEVRDTNCQLIHRFERNEVDEIRVTSPYEISVRQRFIGKPDICYRFLSAKMLEALSVLEIQYKKKIDFTSEFTAFQATPLSSPCGREGTSYSDGLLQMCQDTELPLEVPAGELSQLQVHVLHSSVSQAEAQELKQMLMQLKTLALEAETELERQDEALDVLSSSTDRATMHIDKHTCRMKRLL, encoded by the exons ATGAGCTGGGACACTCCCATCCACAGCTGGCCGGGCTCCTACTACATCAACAGCGAGAAGAGATGGGAAAATGGCACCCTGTCCATCACCAGAACCACAGTCCGCTTTGTCTCCAGTCAGACCAAGCAGAGCCTCGTCAGCTTCCGCCTCTCCCGCATCGTGGAGATCAAGATGGAGTCGTCCAGCTTCATCTACAGCACCCTCACAGTGCTGGAGGAGGGCCACGTGAAGCACTGGTTTGGTTCCCTGAAGCCCAACAGGGtggtggtttttaatgtgatgGAACATTTCTGGAGAGAactcctcctgcagccgagCTCAGGGGCCCGTGGGGCCGAGTCTCAGCCCTCTAAGGGCAGAGAGCTGATCGGCCTGGTGGCCGGGGCCCAGAGGAGACTGGAGGACACTGGCCGAGTCCTCAGCCACCAGGGAGAGCAGTTTGATAACATGATGCAGGGACTGGAGAAGATCGACTCGGACCTGGGCGTGGCTGACAA ACTCCTGTTAGAGCTAGAGTCTCCCCCCTGGTGGCCTTTTGCTAAACTCCCCTGGAAGACTCAGCAGGAAGCCAAGGCTGAGGACGCAGCGAGAGCCGccacatctgctgctgcttcagccagCAGGGAGTCTGGTAGAAATAAGGTGATCTCAAGCATCCCAGCTGTCGTGTCCAAAGGTGGAGACTCGGACTTGAAACCAGGCTGCTTGTTGGTGCTGGTGTCGGCGTTGGAGGTGCGAGACACAAACTGCCAGCTCATCCATCGCTTTGAACGAAATGAAGTCGATGAAATCAGGGTGACGAGCCCTTACGAGATCTCAGTGAGACAGCGGTTCATCGGGAAGCCAGATATATGCTACAGGTTCCTGTCTGCCAAGATGCTTGAAGCCTTGTCGGTGCTCGAGATTCAGTACAAGAAGAAGATTGATTTCACAAGCGAATTCACTGCTTTCCAGGCAACTCCACTTTCATCTCCATGTGGCAGAGAAGGGACAAGCTATAGTGACG GTTTGTTGCAGATGTGCCAAGACACAGAGCTCCCACTGGAGGTCCCGGCAGGGGAGCTGTCCCAGCTGCAGGTGCATGTCCTCCATTCATCTGTCAGTCAGGCTGAGGCCCAAGAGCTCAAGCAG ATGCTGATGCAGCTGAAAACCCTTGCCCTGGAGGCAGAGACGGAGCTGGAACGGCAGGATGAAGCTCTGGACGtcctcagcagctccacagacCGAGCCACCATGCACATAGATAAGCACACTTGCCGTATGAAGAGACTGCTGTAG